The Periplaneta americana isolate PAMFEO1 chromosome 2, P.americana_PAMFEO1_priV1, whole genome shotgun sequence genome has a window encoding:
- the LOC138695130 gene encoding gastricsin-like, with amino-acid sequence MGRCCILTVLLLVCHAATGDSDVIAVPMKNFYQGSYIVPMKIGSQDFKVQLDTGSSDTFVPSITCTNCGNHTKFACKNPSKQLVNVTYGTGVVTGRFCRDTIQLGGLVVEDHEFLVLEDEAPGFRNQPYDGIVGMGFICDAATFAEEDGVATHLEQPLFAALVEQNSIGNAFSFYMTWTVDEQSRVFLGGSNPDYYYGQLQHVEVVPHPSEDCKEDNYLFWIIPLDRFLMGNRLVWNSKIPALIDSGTSMVTVPESLCGTVKQVLASAIGASPKEFSLNNKISCSYRYRLPTLKMRMGNLVFELEPTDYLVYYGNGQCVMYIQCFGDFFIMGDVFFRRYYVEYNMADKTIGFARSKAANWVQLIG; translated from the exons GGCTCTTACATCGTGCCCATGAAGATCGGAAGCCAGGACTTCAAGGTGCAGCTGGACACTGGCTCGAGCGACACTTTCGTGCCCTCCATCACCTGCACCAACTgcg GTAATCACACCAAGTTCGCTTGCAAGAACCCCAGCAAGCAACTGGTGAACGTGACGTATGGGACGGGCGTGGTGACGGGTCGCTTCTGCAGGGACACGATCCAG CTCGGCGGCTTGGTGGTGGAGGACCACGAGTTCCTCGTGCTGGAGGACGAAGCGCCTGGCTTCCGCAACCAGCCCTACGACGGCATCGTGGGCATGGGCTTCATCTGCGACGCCGCGACGTTCGCCGAGGAGGACGGCGTGGCCACGCACCTCGAGCAGCCGCTGTTCGCAGCCCTCGTGGAGCAGAACAGCATCGGCAACGCCTTCTCCTTCTACATGACATG GACGGTGGACGAGCAGAGCCGCGTGTTCCTGGGGGGCTCGAACCCGGACTACTACTACGGGCAGCTGCAGCACGTGGAGGTGGTGCCACATCCATCCGAGGACTGCAAGGAGGACAACTACTTGTTTTGGATCATCCCCTTGGACAG GTTTCTGATGGGCAACAGGCTCGTCTGGAACTCGAAGATTCCCGCGCTCATCGACAGCGGCACGTCCATGGTGACTGTGCCCGAGAGCCTGTGCGGCACGGTGAAGCAGGTCCTCGCCAGCGCT ATTGGAGCGTCGCCGAAGGAATTCTCCTTAAATAATAAG ATCAGCTGCTCCTACCGATACAGGCTGCCGACCCTGAAAATGCGGATGGGGAATTTGGTGTTCGAGCTGGAGCCCACGGACTACTTGGTCTACTACGGAAAC GGCCAGTGCGTCATGTACATTCAGTGCTTCGGCGACTTCTTCATCATGGGGGACGTGTTCTTCAGGCGCTACTACGTCGAGTACAACATGGCCGACAAAACCATCGGGTTCGCACGCTCCAAGGCTGCGAACTGGGTGCAGCTGATTGGCTGA